A single genomic interval of Capricornis sumatraensis isolate serow.1 chromosome 11, serow.2, whole genome shotgun sequence harbors:
- the NAPRT gene encoding nicotinate phosphoribosyltransferase isoform X1, whose product MAAEQDPEGRAAARPLLTDLYQATMALGYWRAGRAQDQAVFELFFRQCPFGGAFALAAGLRDCVRFLRAFRLRDADLQFLASALPPDTDPAFFEHLRALDCSGVTVRALPEGSLAFPGVPLLQVSGPLLVVQLLETPLLCLVSYASLIATNAARLRLIAGPDKRLLEMGLRRAQGPDGGLTASTYSYLGGFDASSNVLAGQLRGVPVAGTLAHSFVTSFSGSEVPPDPMLAPAAGQGSQVDLAASVETWLERVCGHLGLGVQEPHRGERAAFVAYALAFPRAFQGLLDTYSVRRSGLPNFLAVALALQELGYQAVGVRLDSGDLLQQAREIRGVFRTAAAQFGVPWLQSVPIAVSNNIDEEELARLAQKGSEVNVIGIGTSVVTCPRQPSLGCVYKLVSVGGQPRMKLTEDPEKQTLPGSKAAFRLLGSDGSLLLDVLQLVEEPPPQAGQELRVWPRGARESRTVRPAHVEPLLRLWVQQGQLCEPLPSLAESRAFAQQSLHRLSPAHRRLEQPALYQVALSEKLQALVDRLSARGAL is encoded by the exons ATGGCGGCGGAGCAGGACCCCGAGGGGCGCGCGGCGGCGCGGCCGCTGCTCACCGACCTGTACCAGGCCACCATGGCGCTGGGCTACTGGCGCGCCGGCCGCGCGCAGGACCAGGCCGTGTTCGAGCTCTTCTTCCGCCAGTGCCCGTTCGGCGGAGCCTTTGCCTTGGCCGCGGGGCTGCGAGACTGCGTGCGTTTCCTGCGTGCCTTCCGCCTGAGGGACGCAG ACCTGCAGTTCCTGGCTTCGGCGCTGCCCCCAGACACAGACCCCGCGTTCTTTGAGCACCTTCGTGCCCTCGACTGCTCTGGTGTGACGGTGCGGGCCCTGCCCGAGGGCTCCCTCGCCTTCCCCGGC GTTCCGCTACTGCAGGTGTCCGGGCCGCTGCTGGTGGTGCAGCTGCTGGAGACGCCGCTCCTCTGCCTGGTCAGCTACGCCAG CCTCATCGCCACAAATGCCGCGCGCCTTCGCCTGATCGCAGGGCCCGACAAGCGGCTGCTGGAGATGGGGCTTCGGCGTGCTCAGGGCCCCGACGGGGGTCTTACTGCTTCTACCTACAGCTACCTGGGCG GCTTTGATGCCAGCAGCAACGTGCTCGCAGGACAGCTGCGGGGCGTGCCGGTGGCTGGGACCCTGGCGCACTCCTTTGTCACTTCCTTTTCAGGCAGCGAGGTGCCCCCTGACCCG ATGTTGGCTCCAGCGGCCGGTCAGGGCTCCCAGGTGGATCTGGCTGCCAGTGTGGAGACGTGGCTGGAGCGTGTGTGTGGCCACCTGGGGCTGGGTGTGCAAGAGCCGCACCGGGGAGAGCGGGCAGCCTTTGTGGCCTATGCCCTGGCCTTTCCCCGGGCCTTCCAGGGCCTGCTGGACACCTACAGTGTGCGGAG GAGCGGGCTCCCCAACTTCCTGGCTGTAGCCCTGGCCCTTCAGGAGCTGGGCTACCAGGCAGTGGGCGTGAGGCTGGACAGTGGCGACCTGCTTCAGCAGGCTCGGGAGATCCGCGGGGTCTTCCGGACAGCTGCAGCCCA GTTCGGGGTGCCCTGGCTGCAGTCGGTCCCCATTGCTGTCAGCAACAACATTGACGAGGAGGAGCTGGCCCGGCTGGCCCAGAAG GGCAGTGAGGTGAACGTCATTGGCATCGGCACTAGCGTGGTCACCTGCCCTCGCCAGCCTTCCCTGGGCTGTGTCTACAAG CTGGTGTCTGTGGGAGGCCAGCCGCGGATGAAGCTGACCGAGGACCCCGAGAAGCAGACATTGCCTGGGAGCAAGGCTGCCTTCCGGCTCCTGGGCTCTGATG ggtcTCTGCTGCTAGATGTGCTGCAGTTGGTAGAGGAGCCACCTCCTCAGGCTGGCCAGGAGCTGAGAGTCTGGCCTCGAGGGGCCCGGGAGTCCCGTACTGTGAGGCCGGCCCACGTGGAGCCGCTGCTGCGACTCTGGGTCCAGCAGGGACAG CTGTGTGAGCCGCTGCCATCTCTGGCTGAATCCAGAGCTTTTGCCCAGCAGTCCCTGCACCGTCTGAGCCCCGCCCACAGGCGGCTGGAGCAGCCGGCACTGTACCAG GTCGCGCTGTCTGAGAAGCTCCAGGCCCTGGTGGACAGACTGAGTGCCAGAGGAGCCCTCTGA
- the NAPRT gene encoding nicotinate phosphoribosyltransferase isoform X2 produces the protein MAAEQDPEGRAAARPLLTDLYQATMALGYWRAGRAQDQAVFELFFRQCPFGGAFALAAGLRDCVRFLRAFRLRDADLQFLASALPPDTDPAFFEHLRALDCSGVTVRALPEGSLAFPGVPLLQVSGPLLVVQLLETPLLCLVSYASLIATNAARLRLIAGPDKRLLEMGLRRAQGPDGGLTASTYSYLGGFDASSNVLAGQLRGVPVAGTLAHSFVTSFSGSEVPPDPMLAPAAGQGSQVDLAASVETWLERVCGHLGLGVQEPHRGERAAFVAYALAFPRAFQGLLDTYSVRRSGLPNFLAVALALQELGYQAVGVRLDSGDLLQQAREIRGVFRTAAAQFGVPWLQSVPIAVSNNIDEEELARLAQKGSEVNVIGIGTSVVTCPRQPSLGCVYKLVSVGGQPRMKLTEDPEKQTLPGSKAAFRLLGSDDVLQLVEEPPPQAGQELRVWPRGARESRTVRPAHVEPLLRLWVQQGQLCEPLPSLAESRAFAQQSLHRLSPAHRRLEQPALYQVALSEKLQALVDRLSARGAL, from the exons ATGGCGGCGGAGCAGGACCCCGAGGGGCGCGCGGCGGCGCGGCCGCTGCTCACCGACCTGTACCAGGCCACCATGGCGCTGGGCTACTGGCGCGCCGGCCGCGCGCAGGACCAGGCCGTGTTCGAGCTCTTCTTCCGCCAGTGCCCGTTCGGCGGAGCCTTTGCCTTGGCCGCGGGGCTGCGAGACTGCGTGCGTTTCCTGCGTGCCTTCCGCCTGAGGGACGCAG ACCTGCAGTTCCTGGCTTCGGCGCTGCCCCCAGACACAGACCCCGCGTTCTTTGAGCACCTTCGTGCCCTCGACTGCTCTGGTGTGACGGTGCGGGCCCTGCCCGAGGGCTCCCTCGCCTTCCCCGGC GTTCCGCTACTGCAGGTGTCCGGGCCGCTGCTGGTGGTGCAGCTGCTGGAGACGCCGCTCCTCTGCCTGGTCAGCTACGCCAG CCTCATCGCCACAAATGCCGCGCGCCTTCGCCTGATCGCAGGGCCCGACAAGCGGCTGCTGGAGATGGGGCTTCGGCGTGCTCAGGGCCCCGACGGGGGTCTTACTGCTTCTACCTACAGCTACCTGGGCG GCTTTGATGCCAGCAGCAACGTGCTCGCAGGACAGCTGCGGGGCGTGCCGGTGGCTGGGACCCTGGCGCACTCCTTTGTCACTTCCTTTTCAGGCAGCGAGGTGCCCCCTGACCCG ATGTTGGCTCCAGCGGCCGGTCAGGGCTCCCAGGTGGATCTGGCTGCCAGTGTGGAGACGTGGCTGGAGCGTGTGTGTGGCCACCTGGGGCTGGGTGTGCAAGAGCCGCACCGGGGAGAGCGGGCAGCCTTTGTGGCCTATGCCCTGGCCTTTCCCCGGGCCTTCCAGGGCCTGCTGGACACCTACAGTGTGCGGAG GAGCGGGCTCCCCAACTTCCTGGCTGTAGCCCTGGCCCTTCAGGAGCTGGGCTACCAGGCAGTGGGCGTGAGGCTGGACAGTGGCGACCTGCTTCAGCAGGCTCGGGAGATCCGCGGGGTCTTCCGGACAGCTGCAGCCCA GTTCGGGGTGCCCTGGCTGCAGTCGGTCCCCATTGCTGTCAGCAACAACATTGACGAGGAGGAGCTGGCCCGGCTGGCCCAGAAG GGCAGTGAGGTGAACGTCATTGGCATCGGCACTAGCGTGGTCACCTGCCCTCGCCAGCCTTCCCTGGGCTGTGTCTACAAG CTGGTGTCTGTGGGAGGCCAGCCGCGGATGAAGCTGACCGAGGACCCCGAGAAGCAGACATTGCCTGGGAGCAAGGCTGCCTTCCGGCTCCTGGGCTCTGATG ATGTGCTGCAGTTGGTAGAGGAGCCACCTCCTCAGGCTGGCCAGGAGCTGAGAGTCTGGCCTCGAGGGGCCCGGGAGTCCCGTACTGTGAGGCCGGCCCACGTGGAGCCGCTGCTGCGACTCTGGGTCCAGCAGGGACAG CTGTGTGAGCCGCTGCCATCTCTGGCTGAATCCAGAGCTTTTGCCCAGCAGTCCCTGCACCGTCTGAGCCCCGCCCACAGGCGGCTGGAGCAGCCGGCACTGTACCAG GTCGCGCTGTCTGAGAAGCTCCAGGCCCTGGTGGACAGACTGAGTGCCAGAGGAGCCCTCTGA
- the NAPRT gene encoding nicotinate phosphoribosyltransferase isoform X4, translating into MAAEQDPEGRAAARPLLTDLYQATMALGYWRAGRAQDQAVFELFFRQCPFGGAFALAAGLRDCVRFLRAFRLRDADLQFLASALPPDTDPAFFEHLRALDCSGVTVRALPEGSLAFPGVPLLQVSGPLLVVQLLETPLLCLVSYASLIATNAARLRLIAGPDKRLLEMGLRRAQGPDGGLTASTYSYLGGFDASSNVLAGQLRGVPVAGTLAHSFVTSFSGSEVPPDPMLAPAAGQGSQVDLAASVETWLERVCGHLGLGVQEPHRGERAAFVAYALAFPRAFQGLLDTYSVRRSGLPNFLAVALALQELGYQAVGVRLDSGDLLQQAREIRGVFRTAAAQFGVPWLQSVPIAVSNNIDEEELARLAQKLVSVGGQPRMKLTEDPEKQTLPGSKAAFRLLGSDGSLLLDVLQLVEEPPPQAGQELRVWPRGARESRTVRPAHVEPLLRLWVQQGQLCEPLPSLAESRAFAQQSLHRLSPAHRRLEQPALYQVALSEKLQALVDRLSARGAL; encoded by the exons ATGGCGGCGGAGCAGGACCCCGAGGGGCGCGCGGCGGCGCGGCCGCTGCTCACCGACCTGTACCAGGCCACCATGGCGCTGGGCTACTGGCGCGCCGGCCGCGCGCAGGACCAGGCCGTGTTCGAGCTCTTCTTCCGCCAGTGCCCGTTCGGCGGAGCCTTTGCCTTGGCCGCGGGGCTGCGAGACTGCGTGCGTTTCCTGCGTGCCTTCCGCCTGAGGGACGCAG ACCTGCAGTTCCTGGCTTCGGCGCTGCCCCCAGACACAGACCCCGCGTTCTTTGAGCACCTTCGTGCCCTCGACTGCTCTGGTGTGACGGTGCGGGCCCTGCCCGAGGGCTCCCTCGCCTTCCCCGGC GTTCCGCTACTGCAGGTGTCCGGGCCGCTGCTGGTGGTGCAGCTGCTGGAGACGCCGCTCCTCTGCCTGGTCAGCTACGCCAG CCTCATCGCCACAAATGCCGCGCGCCTTCGCCTGATCGCAGGGCCCGACAAGCGGCTGCTGGAGATGGGGCTTCGGCGTGCTCAGGGCCCCGACGGGGGTCTTACTGCTTCTACCTACAGCTACCTGGGCG GCTTTGATGCCAGCAGCAACGTGCTCGCAGGACAGCTGCGGGGCGTGCCGGTGGCTGGGACCCTGGCGCACTCCTTTGTCACTTCCTTTTCAGGCAGCGAGGTGCCCCCTGACCCG ATGTTGGCTCCAGCGGCCGGTCAGGGCTCCCAGGTGGATCTGGCTGCCAGTGTGGAGACGTGGCTGGAGCGTGTGTGTGGCCACCTGGGGCTGGGTGTGCAAGAGCCGCACCGGGGAGAGCGGGCAGCCTTTGTGGCCTATGCCCTGGCCTTTCCCCGGGCCTTCCAGGGCCTGCTGGACACCTACAGTGTGCGGAG GAGCGGGCTCCCCAACTTCCTGGCTGTAGCCCTGGCCCTTCAGGAGCTGGGCTACCAGGCAGTGGGCGTGAGGCTGGACAGTGGCGACCTGCTTCAGCAGGCTCGGGAGATCCGCGGGGTCTTCCGGACAGCTGCAGCCCA GTTCGGGGTGCCCTGGCTGCAGTCGGTCCCCATTGCTGTCAGCAACAACATTGACGAGGAGGAGCTGGCCCGGCTGGCCCAGAAG CTGGTGTCTGTGGGAGGCCAGCCGCGGATGAAGCTGACCGAGGACCCCGAGAAGCAGACATTGCCTGGGAGCAAGGCTGCCTTCCGGCTCCTGGGCTCTGATG ggtcTCTGCTGCTAGATGTGCTGCAGTTGGTAGAGGAGCCACCTCCTCAGGCTGGCCAGGAGCTGAGAGTCTGGCCTCGAGGGGCCCGGGAGTCCCGTACTGTGAGGCCGGCCCACGTGGAGCCGCTGCTGCGACTCTGGGTCCAGCAGGGACAG CTGTGTGAGCCGCTGCCATCTCTGGCTGAATCCAGAGCTTTTGCCCAGCAGTCCCTGCACCGTCTGAGCCCCGCCCACAGGCGGCTGGAGCAGCCGGCACTGTACCAG GTCGCGCTGTCTGAGAAGCTCCAGGCCCTGGTGGACAGACTGAGTGCCAGAGGAGCCCTCTGA
- the NAPRT gene encoding nicotinate phosphoribosyltransferase isoform X3: protein MAAEQDPEGRAAARPLLTDLYQATMALGYWRAGRAQDQAVFELFFRQCPFGGAFALAAGLRDCVRFLRAFRLRDADLQFLASALPPDTDPAFFEHLRALDCSGVTVRALPEGSLAFPGVPLLQVSGPLLVVQLLETPLLCLVSYASLIATNAARLRLIAGPDKRLLEMGLRRAQGPDGGLTASTYSYLGGFDASSNVLAGQLRGVPVAGTLAHSFVTSFSGSEVPPDPMLAPAAGQGSQVDLAASVETWLERVCGHLGLGVQEPHRGERAAFVAYALAFPRAFQGLLDTYSVRRSGLPNFLAVALALQELGYQAVGVRLDSGDLLQQAREIRGVFRTAAAQFGVPWLQSVPIAVSNNIDEEELARLAQKGSEVNVIGIGTSVVTCPRQPSLGCVYKLVSVGGQPRMKLTEDPEKQTLPGSKAAFRLLGSDGSLLLDVLQLVEEPPPQAGQELRVWPRGARESRTVRPAHLCEPLPSLAESRAFAQQSLHRLSPAHRRLEQPALYQVALSEKLQALVDRLSARGAL, encoded by the exons ATGGCGGCGGAGCAGGACCCCGAGGGGCGCGCGGCGGCGCGGCCGCTGCTCACCGACCTGTACCAGGCCACCATGGCGCTGGGCTACTGGCGCGCCGGCCGCGCGCAGGACCAGGCCGTGTTCGAGCTCTTCTTCCGCCAGTGCCCGTTCGGCGGAGCCTTTGCCTTGGCCGCGGGGCTGCGAGACTGCGTGCGTTTCCTGCGTGCCTTCCGCCTGAGGGACGCAG ACCTGCAGTTCCTGGCTTCGGCGCTGCCCCCAGACACAGACCCCGCGTTCTTTGAGCACCTTCGTGCCCTCGACTGCTCTGGTGTGACGGTGCGGGCCCTGCCCGAGGGCTCCCTCGCCTTCCCCGGC GTTCCGCTACTGCAGGTGTCCGGGCCGCTGCTGGTGGTGCAGCTGCTGGAGACGCCGCTCCTCTGCCTGGTCAGCTACGCCAG CCTCATCGCCACAAATGCCGCGCGCCTTCGCCTGATCGCAGGGCCCGACAAGCGGCTGCTGGAGATGGGGCTTCGGCGTGCTCAGGGCCCCGACGGGGGTCTTACTGCTTCTACCTACAGCTACCTGGGCG GCTTTGATGCCAGCAGCAACGTGCTCGCAGGACAGCTGCGGGGCGTGCCGGTGGCTGGGACCCTGGCGCACTCCTTTGTCACTTCCTTTTCAGGCAGCGAGGTGCCCCCTGACCCG ATGTTGGCTCCAGCGGCCGGTCAGGGCTCCCAGGTGGATCTGGCTGCCAGTGTGGAGACGTGGCTGGAGCGTGTGTGTGGCCACCTGGGGCTGGGTGTGCAAGAGCCGCACCGGGGAGAGCGGGCAGCCTTTGTGGCCTATGCCCTGGCCTTTCCCCGGGCCTTCCAGGGCCTGCTGGACACCTACAGTGTGCGGAG GAGCGGGCTCCCCAACTTCCTGGCTGTAGCCCTGGCCCTTCAGGAGCTGGGCTACCAGGCAGTGGGCGTGAGGCTGGACAGTGGCGACCTGCTTCAGCAGGCTCGGGAGATCCGCGGGGTCTTCCGGACAGCTGCAGCCCA GTTCGGGGTGCCCTGGCTGCAGTCGGTCCCCATTGCTGTCAGCAACAACATTGACGAGGAGGAGCTGGCCCGGCTGGCCCAGAAG GGCAGTGAGGTGAACGTCATTGGCATCGGCACTAGCGTGGTCACCTGCCCTCGCCAGCCTTCCCTGGGCTGTGTCTACAAG CTGGTGTCTGTGGGAGGCCAGCCGCGGATGAAGCTGACCGAGGACCCCGAGAAGCAGACATTGCCTGGGAGCAAGGCTGCCTTCCGGCTCCTGGGCTCTGATG ggtcTCTGCTGCTAGATGTGCTGCAGTTGGTAGAGGAGCCACCTCCTCAGGCTGGCCAGGAGCTGAGAGTCTGGCCTCGAGGGGCCCGGGAGTCCCGTACTGTGAGGCCGGCCCAC CTGTGTGAGCCGCTGCCATCTCTGGCTGAATCCAGAGCTTTTGCCCAGCAGTCCCTGCACCGTCTGAGCCCCGCCCACAGGCGGCTGGAGCAGCCGGCACTGTACCAG GTCGCGCTGTCTGAGAAGCTCCAGGCCCTGGTGGACAGACTGAGTGCCAGAGGAGCCCTCTGA
- the NAPRT gene encoding nicotinate phosphoribosyltransferase isoform X5 has protein sequence MGLRRAQGPDGGLTASTYSYLGGFDASSNVLAGQLRGVPVAGTLAHSFVTSFSGSEVPPDPMLAPAAGQGSQVDLAASVETWLERVCGHLGLGVQEPHRGERAAFVAYALAFPRAFQGLLDTYSVRRSGLPNFLAVALALQELGYQAVGVRLDSGDLLQQAREIRGVFRTAAAQFGVPWLQSVPIAVSNNIDEEELARLAQKGSEVNVIGIGTSVVTCPRQPSLGCVYKLVSVGGQPRMKLTEDPEKQTLPGSKAAFRLLGSDGSLLLDVLQLVEEPPPQAGQELRVWPRGARESRTVRPAHVEPLLRLWVQQGQLCEPLPSLAESRAFAQQSLHRLSPAHRRLEQPALYQVALSEKLQALVDRLSARGAL, from the exons ATGGGGCTTCGGCGTGCTCAGGGCCCCGACGGGGGTCTTACTGCTTCTACCTACAGCTACCTGGGCG GCTTTGATGCCAGCAGCAACGTGCTCGCAGGACAGCTGCGGGGCGTGCCGGTGGCTGGGACCCTGGCGCACTCCTTTGTCACTTCCTTTTCAGGCAGCGAGGTGCCCCCTGACCCG ATGTTGGCTCCAGCGGCCGGTCAGGGCTCCCAGGTGGATCTGGCTGCCAGTGTGGAGACGTGGCTGGAGCGTGTGTGTGGCCACCTGGGGCTGGGTGTGCAAGAGCCGCACCGGGGAGAGCGGGCAGCCTTTGTGGCCTATGCCCTGGCCTTTCCCCGGGCCTTCCAGGGCCTGCTGGACACCTACAGTGTGCGGAG GAGCGGGCTCCCCAACTTCCTGGCTGTAGCCCTGGCCCTTCAGGAGCTGGGCTACCAGGCAGTGGGCGTGAGGCTGGACAGTGGCGACCTGCTTCAGCAGGCTCGGGAGATCCGCGGGGTCTTCCGGACAGCTGCAGCCCA GTTCGGGGTGCCCTGGCTGCAGTCGGTCCCCATTGCTGTCAGCAACAACATTGACGAGGAGGAGCTGGCCCGGCTGGCCCAGAAG GGCAGTGAGGTGAACGTCATTGGCATCGGCACTAGCGTGGTCACCTGCCCTCGCCAGCCTTCCCTGGGCTGTGTCTACAAG CTGGTGTCTGTGGGAGGCCAGCCGCGGATGAAGCTGACCGAGGACCCCGAGAAGCAGACATTGCCTGGGAGCAAGGCTGCCTTCCGGCTCCTGGGCTCTGATG ggtcTCTGCTGCTAGATGTGCTGCAGTTGGTAGAGGAGCCACCTCCTCAGGCTGGCCAGGAGCTGAGAGTCTGGCCTCGAGGGGCCCGGGAGTCCCGTACTGTGAGGCCGGCCCACGTGGAGCCGCTGCTGCGACTCTGGGTCCAGCAGGGACAG CTGTGTGAGCCGCTGCCATCTCTGGCTGAATCCAGAGCTTTTGCCCAGCAGTCCCTGCACCGTCTGAGCCCCGCCCACAGGCGGCTGGAGCAGCCGGCACTGTACCAG GTCGCGCTGTCTGAGAAGCTCCAGGCCCTGGTGGACAGACTGAGTGCCAGAGGAGCCCTCTGA
- the MROH6 gene encoding maestro heat-like repeat-containing protein family member 6, whose product MAGGMWGPARGAPVGALTLTALAEGIRASRGQPTGPPAPGSQPQPEPEPAVAEPGRATTIPTAGGEPLSPSPPQEPAPEGPQLIPRSSWEESALADLAMYTTACLEEAGFVGTQATALTLSSALEARGHRLEDQVHGLVRGLLVQVPHLAEGRPRRAALRVLSALALEHSRDVVFALLRCSPAPDRAAAELWRSLSRNQRVNGQVLVQLLWALKGSAGSQLEALAATRALGEMLAVSGCIGATRGFYPHLLLVLVTQLHELAWDAHPPDTPKVWAPSHRGPPHSHASCTLEALKALLSGDGGRMVVTCMEQAGGWRRLVGARTHLEGVLLLASALVAHADHHLRGLFADLLPRLRSTDDAQRLTAMAFFTGLLQSQPTARLLQEEVILERLRAWQGDPEPTVRWLGLLGLGHLALNRGKVRHATTLLPALLGALGEGDPRLVDAALGALRRVLLRPQAPVRLLSSELRPRLPPLLDDARDSVRASAVGLLGTLVRRGRGGLRVGLRRPLRKLVLQCLVPLLLRLHDPNPDTAESSEWTLARCDQALHWGLLEEMVTVAHYDSPEALSRICHCLVQWYPSHVPSFLSQTQGYLRSPQGPLRRAAVLLTGFLVHHSSPSHVNQDLLDSLFQDLGRLRSDPEPAVAAAAHVSGQQVALLARAQPQPCGWSLRHLPRPGRPRPRPARPPPVYAGSPFQHRSLPGRWGCSGPG is encoded by the exons ATGGCTGGGGGCATGTGGGGCCCTGCCCGTGGGGCCCCCGTGGGGGCCCTGACCCTGACAGCCCTGGCTGAAGGGATCCGGGCCAGCCGGGGACAGCCCACGGGACCCCCTGCCCCAGGCTCTCAGCCCCAGCCTGAACCTGAACCTGCAGTGGCGGAGCCCGGGAGGGCAACCACCATCCCCACGGCTGGCGGTGAGCCCCTCTCCCCGTCCCCTCCCCAGGAGCCAGCCCCTGAGGGGCCCCAGCTG attCCCCGGAGCTCCTGGGAGGAGAGCGCCCTCGCAGACCTGGCCATGTACACCACCGCCTGCCTGGAAGAGGCTGGCTTTGTGGGAACCCAGGCGACAGCACTCACCCTGTCCTCAGCCCTGGAGGCCCGGGGGCACAGGCTGGAGGACCAG GTGCATGGGCTCGTGCGGGGGCTGCTGGTGCAGGTGCCCCACCTGGCAGAGGGGCGGCCCCGGCGGGCGGCACTGCGGGTGTTGAGCGCGCTGGCTCTGGAGCACTCCCGGGACGTGGTGTTCGCACTGCTGCGCTGCTCACCGGCCCCAGACCG AGCGGCCGCTGAGCTCTGGCGCAGCCTGAGCCGGAACCAGCGTGTGAACGGACAGGTGCTGGTGCAGTTGCTTTGGGCGCTAAAGGGCTCAGCCGGATCCCAGCTGGAGGCACTGGCG GCCACTCGCGCCCTTGGGGAGATGCTGGCTGTGTCCGGCTGCATAGGTGCCACCCGAGGCTTCTACCCGCACCTTCTCCTGGTGCTGGTCACTCAGCTCCATGAGCTGGCATGGGACGCACACCCCCCCGACACACCCAAGGTTTGGGCCCCATCTCACCGAGGGCCACCGCACAGTCATGCCAG CTGCACCTTGGAGGCCCTGAAGGCCCTGCTCTCTGGGGATGGAGGCCGCATGGTGGTAACGTGCATGGAGcaggctggaggctggaggagactggtgggagcCCGCACCCACCTGGAGGGTGTCCTGCTGCTGGCCAG TGCCCTGGTGGCCCACGCCGACCACCACCTGCGAGGCCTGTTCGCTGACTTGCTGCCGCGGCTGCGCAGCACAGACGACGCACAGCGCCTGACGGCCATGGCCTTCTTCACCGGG CTGTTGCAGAGCCAGCCCACTGCGCGGCTCCTGCAGGAGGAGGTGATCCTGGAGCGGCTCCGCGCCTGGCAGGGCGACCCTGAGCCCACCGTGCGCTGGCTGGGCCTCCTGGGCCTCGGCCACCTGGCGCTGAACCGCgggaag GTGCGCCACGCGACCACGCTGCTGCCCGCGCTCCTGGGCGCGCTGGGCGAGGGTGACCCGCGGCTCGTGGACGCCGCGCTGGGTGCGCTGCGGAGGGTCCTGCTGCGGCCGCAGGCGCCCGTGCGGCTCCTGAGCTCGGAGCTGCGGCCACGCCTCCCACCGCTCCTGGACGAC GCCCGGGACTCGGTCCGCGCCTCCGCAGTCGGGCTGCTCGGGACGCTGGTGCGGCGCGGCCGGGGCGGGCTCCGGGTGGGGCTCCGCCGCCCCCTGCGGAAGCTGGTGCTGCAGTGTCTCGTTCCGCTGCTGTTGCGCCTGCACGACCCCAACCCAGACACCGCTGAG AGCTCAGAATGGACCCTGGCCCGCTGTGACCAGGCCCTGCACTGGGGCCTGCTGGAGGAGATGGTCACGGTGGCCCACTACGACAGCCCTGAGGCCCTAAGCCGCATCTGCCACTGCCTG GTCCAGTGGTACCCGAGTCATGTGCCCAGCTTCCTGAGCCAGACCCAGGGCTACCTAAGGAGCcctcagggccccctgcgccgGGCGGCCGTCCTGCTCACAG gcttcctggtccatcaCTCCAGTCCCAGCCACGTCAACCAGGACCTGCTGGACTCTCTGTTCCAGG ACTTGGGGCGGCTGCGGAGCGACCCTGAGCCCGCTGTGGCGGCGGCAGCACACGTGTCTGGTCAGCAGGTGGCGTTGCTGGCCCGCGCGCAGCCCCAGCCCTGCGGCTGGAGCCTCCGGCACCTCCCCCGCCCCGGCCGGCCCCGCCCGCGGCCGGCCCGGCCCCCGCCAGTCTACGCCGGCAGCCCGTTCCAGCACCGCAGCCTCCCCGGCCGCTGGGGCTGTTCAGGTCCAGGCTGA